A region of the Aquila chrysaetos chrysaetos chromosome 15, bAquChr1.4, whole genome shotgun sequence genome:
GAACTTCCCCCCACCGtcacaacttctcaaatacGATGGATggtggcttagccacttcaccCGCCAGTTCCTTCAGGACGCGCGGATGCATCTCATCGGGTCCCATGTATATAGTCGGCTTTTAAGTACATACATCGCTATACTTGCCATCGACTCTATTTCCTACCAATCTCTACACCAAATACATGCTGAAAAACTAAGGAAGTCTATTAAATCTTTAGTCGCTGGACAAAGGATAAGCATTAAGTTTAACAGCGTTCCATAACAGTGATTCCAAAGGGCAAAATAACCGCCATGTGTAAGGTTTATATGGTCTACACTCTACCCAGTAAagtgtttgttgctttttttttctgaacagtgcTTTTTTGAGGACAGACCAATGCTGACGGTCtctcagaaaaaacagttttagcaTAATAAAGGATAGGGATGCAGCAGCCTTTTCAGCACATAATTTCTCCTTTTCGAAACCCCTGCATGAGAGCAGCCTGCTTTTGAAAGGGCCAACCACCACGTCTCATTGGTTTGGAACATGCTAAAAGCTGTCAGAGGAACGCAAAGAGAGGAAATGTTCCTGTAATTGTCAGTTCTCTCAAATATAACGTAATCAGCAGTACACAGAGAATATACCATGTttaaattttactattttacaATCACACACTGAGGTCACAAGGAACAGTTAAGCTATAATCAGCAGTGAACTTGGGCTTTTTCAACAGAGAACTTCTTGTTCTCAACGTGGATAACTATTTACTTCTGTCTCGTTCCAAGAGCTGCGGAGTAATTAAATATTGTAGGTGACAAATGTCACAGCTAAAGCTGTTGTTGAATCCAGATGTCAGCTAATGGCCAAATCCAAATGAATTTGGTTAAGAAATCTGCTACAAGAGACACAAGTGCCTTACATTTTCCCACCTGGAGTAGTAAGCCCTTTTTTGTTCCCCCAAATCTGGCACATTCTCCCTATTCCCGTTGCCTGGATTTTGTCTTCCTCCGTTCCCACCTGCCATCCTCCGCACTACACCAACACTGCTGCAACCCAAAGTTCTTGCGGCAACCAACTGCTTCTTTATAATCTCATCTTTCTTGTCCACCGCCATTTAAACAGACTTGAGCCCTACAGGCTCACCGTTACCCCAGTGtttttgcagcttcttttaAGCCTCAGACTTTCATGTTTCTCCCCTCAGTCACTGGCAATTGATCAATACTCCTCCCGgcctcttctttttcattccaaCTATGCCACCTGCTCACAGTTTTCCAAATACCATCTCCACACGGAGGACAAAAGAAGAGTAAAGCCCAAAGCTCTAGCCACCAGCATCAAACACCATCTCTATTTGTCCCATTTAACTCTGAACGAAAAGTCATCGTTCAGGAAAAAGATCTGACTGCACATATGGGTAGAGGGAGCACTCAGCAACAGCTTCTGAAAACACTCGCATGGACATCAACCATGTTCGGTTCAGAGGCTGCTTTAATATTTGAGGCAGTATCAACTCAGAGTCTGATTAACTACAACaccaaattttccaaaataccGGGAAAGGGCTAGCACCTACTTGGATTCAAAAGCTTCCACTTTCTGCGcgttttcagaaagcagcatttatCTGTTCTCAGAATAAGGGAAACACAGAAGGCGGCTCTTATCTCACAGCTGGTATCTCTGTATTTAGTAGATCGAAGGGGACTTTTCAATTCAAAAAATTGGAAAGTTTCATTAGAAAGTACCTCTTGTGtgacttcttatttttttttttagatccaATAACAACAGGTCACCACTGCTTGCAGCAACCTCACTTGTCTTGCACATCTCTCAACCAAGTGGGGGACCGGCCTGACATCATGTGTTACAAAATCAGTCAAAGGAATCACAAATTCAGCTCAGACAACTCAAATCCTCTCTGAGCATTCTTTCTTCATGTCAGATCCATCTGTTTGGTGGTACAGTGAAACTTAATTAAGGTTGTGGTATCTGCAGGAAGTTCTAAGACTCATTCACTAGTTTGGAATGCCACCAAGAAGCCTCCTCTATTTTGATCAATGCTACTTTCTCTCTTCTCGCCCGTTTTCATGCTACTTCTATACCTCAAGTCAGCAAGGAGCATAAAGAAGATGAAAACCAGAACTAAAACAACCAGTTCAAGCAGGGAAACAAGGGAGGAAGAGCGAGAACAAGTTACTTTAGAAAAAATTTgcaaggtttttttgttatagATGCTTCCGCACGCTGATAGCTCTTTTCAAcacattttcagtaatttttattttctgatttacCAGTGGGATAACTAatgtgaaagacaaaaagctagaaggagaattaaaacaaacaaacaaacaaacaaacccccaccacagcaaaaaaaccccaccacaacaCAACATGAATGGCAACCAcccgttaaaaaaaaacaaccaaaaccacaaaccatTGTTATACCAGAAGgatttcttcttgtttattcaAAAAGAATATAGGAAAAGAACATGACTAGTATTCACGTTCCTATACGATGGTCCTGCTCTTTAGAATATTGTCATTAAGAAAATTTACTGGTGGAAGTAACAAGGGCAAAGATGCCTCTACATCTGCTATTAATACGGATTTGACGGCATGAACTAGACTCCTGCAGTCCAAATTATTCATGTGCTATTACTTTCTACAGAAGAGAGCGTGACCAAGCTTAAAAATTGTTTATCACTTTCAATAGGTTTTATGGAAATTATACGTACAGATACACAGATACACGCTTGCACCTAGAAGTGGCAAAGAACACTTTACAGAATCATTAAAACTACGTACAGATGGAATAACAGTACCTTTTAATGAACGGAGACAGCCAAGCACAAGAGAAACATGATACAAGGTCAAATATGAACAACTTATTGATTACACTATCTTCATCCTCTCAACTATCAAAATCCTTCAAGCAAACGCTTGAAGTGCTTGCATATTATCAAAGATGATGAATTCACCACCTTCTGTTTAGGTATTCCTAAATAGAGACACTGTGACaatttcagcaaaaccaccatTGTAACTCCAACTGAAGCAAAATCCACACCGCTAATTTGTGCAATAAATACGACCAACTACCATGTAGCTCATCTTGTCACCTGCCAAGGAGCACAACCTTCCGATAGTCAccagcttaggaaaaaaaattaaatccatcaACTGGTTTCACAGTATAATTACAGTAATAACAACTGTcaggtttattttcattagactaaataaaaataaattcagtaagCAAACGGTGTAAAAGCCTGGACTTCTGGGCCCTGACCGGCCATAAAAGAATAATTCATATCCTACTGCTTATCAGAAATAGCCGGTGTTACACTGTCAAGCATACATGCTTCACAACCAACTTACACACCACAGCACTAAGTTTACAGCTGTGAAGgcctgggaggaggaaaagaattaGTCAAAGAAACTTTTTCCATGCCGATTCTTTCCTAGCAATGTTCAAAGTCTACTTCCCCCAACACGCTCTGCGACCTAAAGCAGCGCTGCAGAAAACCTTCACTTTCAAGAACTTACCACGGTAACATCAAGGATGCTGAGGCGGCTGTGGACGCTGGCTCCCGCCAGCACCTCCTTAACAACCACTTCTGTTCCACCCTGCAAGTGTAGGACAGAAGATTACAGCAGGCTCACAGTTGCATATTTGGCATCTATGGAGCATTTCAGAAAGCCCAGCTTGCTCTCATTCTCCCAGATACTTTGAGCAGCCCTAAAAGAAACGGTCCCCCGTGGTAACTTGGATGCTTGTTTTCTCGCTGCTCTGATGGAAATGTGCTAATTCAAACCTCCAGAGCTGTAAACCACCGTCCTAAGAGtgataaattaaaagaaactaaaagcCAGGTTTGTCTAGGGGCAGATGCGACCTGCTTGTCTTTGCTACGTAACAACCAATAAAAAAACCAGCTTCCTTCACTCTGAGACAGAATTAGCTCCCTTTATCAAGGCATTACATGTCAAGAGGTAGTACaaagcaaagaacagcaaagtGCAAAAATATACAGATAACAGCAAATTTGGCGTAATTTACAAACACAACCCCCCCTGCATTTTCAGCCATCACAAAACTGTTCACGTGTTAAAGCTAAACTCAAAGTTCAGtcaggaagaaggggaaaaaaaaaaaatctaaattgcCAGCAGGGATCGCAAGGACTAGCACCCAATGCTTAAGACTCACCCACAAAACAAGCcatcatttattttccctgtctACCCAAAAGTGAATCTGAATCTTCCACCTCCCAGGCAGACCCGCTAACTACCACGCTAGAATACTATGGAGTGAAGTGTACTTAGTCTCTCCTGCTCCGTACACCTAACTATTGTATATAACTACCATCCAAAAGAAGAATGTTTCCAACGCTGTGCAAAGCCCCTCTTGCACCCTTGCCCTCCCGCAATAACTATGCGACTAGAGTATGTGAGCACATTTCAGAAAGCCTGGTCGGCATTGTGTTTTGCTCTCTCATCTAAGACATGGAGGACCACAGATAAAAACGTCGATCTTTATAAATATCATGGCCCCGAAGGGTTGGAAGTGATCCTTTCTAAATCACCGTGGTTCAAATGTCCAAGTTTAATCAGTGCTTAATGATTCATGCCAACCTATATGCTATGCCAACAGCTTTACCTCAAGAACCGCAGATCGGTTTGTTCTTACGCTTTCTTGAATGCAAACTTCCAGCTTGTCATCCTGCACAACGTAGATGCTGTCATCCAGCTGCCCAGGACAGCAGACGTATTCACCTTCATGCAATTGCACAAATAACATCTGCTTGCACAGTTCCAGGAAAAGAGGTTTCTCAAAGTGGCCAAGGACCCTGCAGGAGAGAAAACGCAAAGGGAAACCTAAAATCGCCACTGCCCTTGGAAAATCCTTCCTAAATTTGCAAAGGCCCCAGGCACAAATAGCAGAGCAACCCCAGAGTCAGTTGTTGCATGGCAGTCCAACAGCATGGCAGAAGGAGCAGCACTCCCCAAGACAGAAGTGCAAAAATACTGTGAGATGCCAAAACCTGTAAATACTGGAGGTCCTTTTTGAGTAGCACGCTGAGCCTGCCAGCGGGCTCAGAAGGAAGTATATCCAGTCTTCCTCAAGCAAACACCAGCATGGCTTTTGAAGgggaagaaatgtaaaaaccCGCAAGATTCACACACTGCATGAGAAAAGTTACCCTACGGAACTTTCCCTTTCAGAACAGCTACCCTGTCCACATAACCAGAGAAATACTGAAGACAAAGGGGAAAATGCCTGTCACTTGCACATACTTGTTAAGTTTGGAATATTCCATCTCCTGCAGGTAACGTGCAAGTGGAGTCCTTCGCTATTGGAACTAGTCGGTCACTACCAGGCAGACAGAAACACACGTCTTAAACGTGATCATTCTGTGCACAGCACCAGAAGGGCCCTCCACATAGCTCCATTAGATCGCACTTAACAGGATCAATCAATCAAATTCTACTGCAACATCGATGAGTCATAGGAGATCAGAGTTCCACAGTAGAAAGTTTAGGTGACTGAAATAGCAGTTTTATTAGAGTATGTATGACCTTCAGGACTAAATTATATCAtaatggggagaaaaatgaacatacacaaacaaaaccagaatcacAGATCGGAGAGCTCACCCTCTTTGCTGCCTCAGCAAATTTAACCCTGTGCTGAACAGGCAGAAAGACGATCCCTTCCTCTCAACCTGCCAAAGAGCTGTGGGGATTAAGCTGACTTTGATTCCATTTGCAACCTTTTCAGCCAGAGAAGTAAAAGATTCTGCAGTTCAGAGAGTTGTCTATATGGTATCCAATTAACATTTACCAATTCTGATGCTTTTCTGTACCAAAAAATTGTCTGATGTAGTCTAAAGGGAATTTTAAAAGGCACTAACGGAAATCTGTCCATGTTAGAATAGCTTTATTATCAGTAGCCCTGAATTTGGGCCACTAATCTACAtcttttttctgggttttgggtttttttttcctttttttcctaaaaacacACTCAACTATTGCCTTAACGTTTCTAAAAAATTAGAAGTCATTTATTCTTTCCTCACGCTCAGAAGAATTTTCAGTCAACTGCTTAAAGATTCTGACCATGCACTGATAAAATTCAAGACTTGCGACAAActgcaaattaattaaaataaataaaaatatttagatcaCTTGAACACCCGCCAAAACTAAAATCCAAACTTATCCTTCCATTCAACATTACCTAACATTTTTAAGCACGTATAGGACTTCCGATGGCAAATGGGAATGCTTTACATCAAATTCAGTCAAATCTGGCTCTAGCAAAGAAGGAGGCGGTTCTTTCGGCTGCAGAGTTGGACATTCCCTATTACTACACAGAATcctacaaagaaaaacacaagtcagaAAGTTCAGGAAGTCTCCTCATTTGTCTTAAGTATGGGCTGTATACTGACGCCATAGGCTGACTGCAGTACTAAATGCACGCCATGCCAAGTTACCCATTATCAATTTGATAAAACAGTAGCATTCCACCCTCTGCCTTTCTTCAGCCAAACTAGAGACAGTGCTGTTGTGTGCATAAACCACTCCATTTCAACAACCTTCCCAGCAAAATGCTAGGCTGAGGCACAGCTGACAGGActttgaagaagcagcagcGATGGAAAAGTGCTATATGCTAGGGAAAGGCTCCACAcgacaaaccaaaaaacccacaaaaccagcCGCTAGGGCGTGaattttccctttcccaaaaGCCCAAGTACCTTTTAGCCAAAGATAAAACTTTTGCCCGCTTCCGCATCCTTTGGCGAGGCACAGCGTCCCCAACCAGAGAGTTCGGAAGAGTCGTAACCTAGgaggaaataatgaaaacaaaaacatttactaaaaaccaaaacaggccaaaaaaaccaacccactaGTTCCAACCAACCCTGCAAAGGCTCCAACTCATCCACCAAGTCATTAGAGCATGAGCAGAGTGAAGCACTCGTATAAGACCTTGGAGGGCTGGAACAACATCTGTTTCAGGATCCCTTTCTTCCTAGAAAGCAAGTGGAGTACGCTTTGGTTTTAATAAGCAACTACTACAGTGGTAATGGGtggcagaaggggaaaaaagaagcccTTAGCTATACAGTTCTCACTCAGGAACACTCAACATCAGGCAGACGAGCAACACTGAAAGCTCCAGTAGTCCTACGGTGGTCTGCGCTGCTGACACACTAGGGCCTGCTTCATTCTTGAGCTGCTGACAAACAGCACCACGGACATGCAGCAAAGCTTTTACTTGTTTTTAGTAGTTACTAAGTGCCACCTTCTGGAGAAATGCAACAACTGCAAGACCGAGAAAACGCCTCGTTAGTTACTTTCAAAACATTACTAGTTCTCCATTTGGTTCTCAAAGAATAAAATCCtcacaaaagaaatctttaattAGTTTGggggctctttttttttttaaagtaaaatcttgGTATTTTATCAAAAATACATGAAGTACAATCAACAGCAGTTAGTTTGTAATATTCTATGGCTTATTcaggaataaaagcaaaaaaagcaaggtctaaaacccaaaccaaaaactaCCCGAGATGATGTACCACCTGGAATTCTAAGCATTCTTTACTTAGGTGTGTTACATATAAACAGCTGaatattaaaattacaaagttGCTGGCAACACGCACAATTTCCTTTCGTTGAGGGCTGTTTTGGCCAAGTTCTACATCCAGGCTGATCCGCAATGCAAAAGCAAGGTTCAGGGAGTAATCTCCTCCCTCCACAGTGAAACAGAGCTCCAAAACCAGCCCAGTGTCCAACTAAGTCCAAGTATTTGAGTTCACCTCAGCGAAGTTCAGCAGTGTGTGAGACAGAAGGCTGCAGCAGTTCACAAGGGAAAGCGTTCCTCCACAAGCAGTTACTTACTTACCTGTGCCTTATTTTTCTATAGATGTTGGTGTTCGGTGCCCTGGCAATGTGAGTGCACACCTGGACTCGAGCAGGTTACCCCCCCACAGGGCACACCGAGGACCCCCCAGCCACGCTCTGCCTTTGGTCCCAAAAGGGGCCGGTCCCATTCCTGCCTCGCAGCTCCCCTGGGTTGGGGAGCCCACCGCACCCACACCCTGGCTCTGACTCTGCAGGACAGAGGGCGGGGAGCACTTCTCGCAGTCAGAATTAAATAACCTTTTTCCTTCACTAACCATTCGTATTTACCATCATTCATTCAAGAGATGACTACCAGCAAGCGATAAACGCTTGCTACTCTGAAAAGGGGTCAGAGTCCCCACCTGACTTTCCAAAGTCAGCCTTTATCAACAGCATCATATATACTAAAACTGCACGTGGAGGTCCAAGAAGCTGCTACGTAAATTTCGGTATGGGAAGCGTTGAGCAAGGAAGTCACCTCGACCTCTAGGCTCTATTGCACAAGCttacaacaaaaccaaatgcaaaaaATCTCTGCGCTGACATAGCCCCTCATGACACCTCAGAACAGATGAGTTCTTTTGACCATGGTGGAACTGtcagtcagaagaaaaacaagtctcAACGTTCCACATGCACTAAGTAGCTTCAAGGGATGCATGTATTTTGAGGAGAAAGACAGGAAGATTAATCTTCTCAGTTAAATGAATTCCAGGCAATCAGTGCTCAACGCCGAGCATACCTACTAAGATTAACCTAATCCATTACAGGAAATGTCTGTCTTCAGGTTTCCTCAAGACTTCTTGTTGCAATTCCCCAAGAAAAGCTACTTGCaaagataaaagtaaaaaaaaagaaacaaacaaggaaCAAAATATCAAACAG
Encoded here:
- the LOC115351073 gene encoding patatin-like phospholipase domain-containing protein 7 isoform X1, whose product is MFCGWKIMRKVTTLPNSLVGDAVPRQRMRKRAKVLSLAKRILCSNRECPTLQPKEPPPSLLEPDLTEFDVKHSHLPSEVLYVLKNVRVLGHFEKPLFLELCKQMLFVQLHEGEYVCCPGQLDDSIYVVQDDKLEVCIQESVRTNRSAVLEGGTEVVVKEVLAGASVHSRLSILDVTVLVTIGRLCSLAGDKMSYMVVGRIYCTN
- the LOC115351073 gene encoding patatin-like phospholipase domain-containing protein 7 isoform X4, translated to MFCGWKIMRKVTTLPNSLVGDAVPRQRMRKRAKVLSLAKRVLGHFEKPLFLELCKQMLFVQLHEGEYVCCPGQLDDSIYVVQDDKLEVCIQESVRTNRSAVLEGGTEVVVKEVLAGASVHSRLSILDVTVLVTIGRLCSLAGDKMSYMVVGRIYCTN
- the LOC115351073 gene encoding patatin-like phospholipase domain-containing protein 7 isoform X2, yielding MFCGWKIMRKVTTLPNSLVGDAVPRQRMRKRAKVLSLAKRILCSNRECPTLQPKEPPPSLLEPDLTEFDVKHSHLPSEVLYVLKNVRVLGHFEKPLFLELCKQMLFVQLHEGEYVCCPGQLDDSIYVVQDDKLEVCIQESVRTNRSAVLEGGTEVVVKEVLAGASVHSRLSILDVTVVSS
- the LOC115351073 gene encoding patatin-like phospholipase domain-containing protein 7 isoform X3; the encoded protein is MFCGWKIMRKVTTLPNSLVGDAVPRQRMRKRAKVLSLAKRILCSNRECPTLQPKEPPPSLLEPDLTEFDVKHSHLPSEVLYVLKNVRVLGHFEKPLFLELCKQMLFVQLHEGEYVCCPGQLDDSIYVVQDDKLEVCIQESVRTNRSAVLEGGTEVVVKEVLAGASVHSRLSILDVTVAF